Proteins encoded by one window of Deinococcus radiodurans R1 = ATCC 13939 = DSM 20539:
- a CDS encoding roadblock/LC7 domain-containing protein, protein MTAPASKQQQLQATLQSLRTSLPELRGALVATTDGLPIAQSFSDTTDSNRVAAMAATALGLGKRINDTLGTGELTEMSVSGADGQVYVYATGRKGVLAVVTPTGMNLGLLHMEARDAARTVALVL, encoded by the coding sequence ATGACCGCCCCCGCCAGCAAACAGCAACAACTCCAGGCCACCCTCCAGAGCCTGCGCACGTCTCTCCCCGAACTTCGCGGCGCCCTGGTGGCGACCACCGACGGCCTGCCGATTGCGCAGTCGTTCAGCGACACCACCGACTCCAACCGCGTGGCCGCGATGGCCGCCACCGCCCTGGGTCTGGGCAAGCGCATCAACGACACGCTGGGCACCGGCGAACTGACCGAGATGTCGGTGAGCGGCGCCGACGGTCAGGTGTACGTGTACGCCACGGGCCGCAAGGGCGTGCTCGCCGTCGTGACCCCCACCGGCATGAACCTCGGCCTGCTGCACATGGAAGCCCGTGACGCCGCGCGCACCGTCGCGCTGGTGCTCTGA
- a CDS encoding GTP-binding protein, producing MIPMKLVVSGPVGAGKTTFVQTLSETPVVSTEADASEDIGKATTTVAFDFGTLILDGTELHLYGTPGQDRFDFMWDVLCEGALGLVLLVAGNRPQDFLHARHILEFITSRNPVPFVVGVTRQDLEDVWSPQDIASYFDLPTEQVIGLQATEPDSARQVLIHLLESQLTPETQSESGTQTEKETA from the coding sequence ATGATTCCTATGAAACTCGTCGTCTCCGGCCCGGTTGGGGCGGGCAAGACCACCTTTGTCCAGACCCTGTCCGAAACCCCGGTCGTCAGCACCGAGGCCGATGCCAGCGAGGACATCGGCAAGGCCACCACCACCGTCGCCTTCGACTTCGGCACGCTCATTCTCGACGGCACCGAGCTGCACCTCTACGGCACGCCGGGCCAAGACCGCTTCGACTTCATGTGGGACGTGCTGTGTGAAGGCGCGCTGGGGCTGGTTCTTCTGGTCGCCGGCAACCGCCCGCAGGACTTTTTGCACGCCCGGCACATTCTCGAATTCATCACCAGCCGGAACCCGGTGCCCTTCGTGGTCGGCGTCACCCGCCAGGACCTCGAGGACGTCTGGAGCCCGCAGGACATTGCCAGCTACTTTGACCTGCCGACCGAACAGGTGATTGGCCTTCAGGCCACCGAACCCGACAGCGCCCGGCAGGTGCTGATCCACCTGCTCGAATCGCAACTCACCCCCGAGACTCAGTCCGAATCCGGAACCCAGACTGAAAAGGAGACCGCATGA